Proteins found in one Pseudomonas mosselii genomic segment:
- a CDS encoding DNA adenine methylase — translation MTISAPVIRYHGSKFRLASWVTQYFPRHTCYVEPFGGAAGVLMQKPRSYAEVYNDLDGDIVNLFRVLQDPKSRVALFEAVVLTPYARQEFERAWEPSEDPVERARRTIIRAQMGFGSAGATKGITGFRIDTKREYGTAQSLWIEYPESIATIGLRLTGVLIENRPAIEVMQAHDARTTLHYVDPPYVHETRYKNAQSGRYYRHEMDDAQHADLLKSLLELEGMVALSGYPSELYDDTLTNWTRHTTSARISAGRGTACRTECLWLNPACQRSSSQFSLFGS, via the coding sequence ATGACCATCTCAGCGCCGGTGATCCGGTACCACGGCTCCAAGTTCCGGCTTGCGTCGTGGGTCACCCAGTATTTCCCGCGGCATACGTGCTATGTCGAGCCCTTTGGCGGCGCCGCCGGCGTTCTGATGCAGAAGCCCCGCTCCTATGCCGAGGTTTACAACGACCTGGACGGCGACATCGTGAACTTGTTCCGCGTGCTGCAGGACCCGAAAAGCCGGGTGGCGCTGTTTGAGGCGGTGGTTCTGACGCCCTATGCCAGGCAGGAGTTCGAGCGAGCCTGGGAGCCCTCCGAAGATCCAGTTGAACGTGCACGCCGCACCATCATCAGGGCGCAGATGGGCTTCGGCTCTGCCGGTGCCACCAAAGGCATAACCGGATTCCGGATCGACACCAAGCGCGAATACGGAACCGCCCAATCACTCTGGATCGAGTATCCAGAGTCGATCGCCACGATCGGGCTGCGACTGACTGGCGTTCTCATCGAAAACCGGCCGGCGATCGAGGTCATGCAGGCGCACGATGCCAGGACAACCCTGCACTACGTAGATCCGCCGTACGTGCACGAAACCAGATACAAAAACGCACAGAGCGGCCGGTACTACCGGCACGAGATGGACGACGCCCAGCACGCCGATCTGCTCAAGTCGTTGCTCGAGCTAGAAGGAATGGTCGCCCTTTCCGGATACCCCAGCGAGCTCTATGACGACACTCTGACCAACTGGACCAGGCACACCACATCAGCCCGGATATCTGCGGGCCGAGGGACAGCCTGCCGCACCGAATGCCTCTGGCTAAACCCTGCCTGCCAACGATCGAGCAGCCAATTCAGCCTGTTCGGCAGTTAA
- a CDS encoding DNA cytosine methyltransferase: MSAFQKKNPLDFKTQYGLGFDPQDDEIVVDFFCGGGGAGTGLEMGLSRPVTVAKNHSPAAISMHTANHPAARHFTTDVFDGDPDEECQGRAVGWFHMSPDCTHHSQAAGGQPRKREIRNLSWIGLKWAGKKKPRVISLENVKQILQWGPLISKRDKATGRVMKLDGTVAAVGERVPVQQQFLVPDPKRRGITWRRFVQLLEGMGYQVEWRIIKACDFGAPTSRERLFMIARCDGQPIVWPEPTHAKNPAKGQQKWRTAADCIDWNVPSKSIFGRKKDLAAATLRRVAKGMKKFVLDNPQPFIVPIANWSGELAQSADEPLRTVTSWPRGGSFAMASPVMVGAGGPVYAGHPVTADHPMGTLMTRSHRALASAHLVKFRFNSEGAAITDPMPTITSGGNYQRPAGAAHAMGICTAFIEQANGGFNTTPAKGADEPMTTVTNTGSQQRLVTAHLATLRNGSTGQQADDPLSTVTAGEHHALVGANLLHLRGNCDARAVDEPLHTVSAGGTHHGLVEYKLSPEHEAGALRVAAFLISYYGTENISGCDSPAPTVTTKDRLGLVTVYVKGTPYVIVDICLRMLQPHELYRAQGFPSSYIIDKGADGKPFTKTEQVHMCGNSVSPPPMAALARANDPWRVGAEKSKAA; encoded by the coding sequence ATGTCTGCATTCCAGAAAAAGAACCCGCTCGACTTCAAAACCCAGTACGGCCTTGGCTTCGATCCGCAAGACGACGAGATCGTGGTCGACTTCTTCTGCGGTGGCGGCGGCGCCGGTACAGGCCTGGAGATGGGCCTGAGCCGCCCGGTGACAGTGGCCAAGAACCACAGCCCGGCGGCCATCAGCATGCACACCGCTAACCATCCGGCGGCGCGCCACTTCACTACCGACGTCTTCGACGGTGACCCGGACGAGGAATGCCAGGGCCGCGCCGTGGGCTGGTTCCACATGAGCCCTGATTGCACCCACCACAGCCAGGCCGCAGGTGGCCAGCCCCGCAAGCGCGAGATCCGAAACCTGTCGTGGATCGGCCTGAAGTGGGCCGGCAAGAAAAAGCCTCGGGTCATCAGCCTCGAGAACGTGAAGCAGATCCTGCAGTGGGGTCCGCTGATCTCCAAGCGCGACAAGGCCACCGGCCGGGTGATGAAGCTGGACGGCACTGTGGCCGCCGTCGGTGAGCGCGTACCGGTACAGCAGCAGTTCCTGGTGCCCGACCCGAAGCGACGCGGCATCACCTGGCGGCGCTTCGTGCAGCTGCTTGAGGGCATGGGCTACCAGGTGGAATGGCGGATCATCAAGGCCTGCGACTTCGGCGCGCCAACCAGCCGGGAACGGCTGTTCATGATCGCCCGCTGCGACGGTCAGCCGATTGTGTGGCCGGAGCCTACCCACGCCAAGAACCCAGCCAAGGGCCAGCAGAAGTGGCGCACCGCCGCCGACTGCATTGACTGGAACGTGCCGAGCAAGAGCATTTTCGGCCGCAAGAAGGACTTGGCAGCCGCCACCTTGCGCAGGGTGGCCAAAGGCATGAAGAAGTTCGTGCTGGACAACCCGCAGCCCTTCATCGTGCCGATCGCGAACTGGTCGGGCGAACTGGCCCAGTCTGCTGACGAGCCGCTGCGCACAGTCACATCCTGGCCACGGGGTGGCTCGTTCGCCATGGCGAGCCCAGTCATGGTCGGAGCTGGCGGCCCTGTGTATGCCGGCCACCCAGTAACAGCCGATCACCCCATGGGCACCTTGATGACGCGCAGCCACCGTGCACTGGCGTCGGCACACCTGGTCAAGTTCCGCTTCAACAGCGAGGGCGCGGCAATCACCGACCCGATGCCAACCATCACGAGTGGCGGAAACTACCAGCGTCCGGCCGGCGCCGCCCACGCCATGGGCATCTGCACTGCGTTTATCGAGCAGGCCAATGGTGGGTTCAACACCACCCCGGCCAAGGGCGCGGACGAGCCAATGACCACGGTAACCAACACCGGCAGCCAGCAGCGCCTGGTGACGGCTCACCTGGCAACCCTGCGCAACGGCAGTACCGGGCAACAGGCCGATGATCCACTGAGCACAGTTACGGCCGGCGAGCACCACGCACTGGTGGGAGCGAACCTCCTTCACCTTCGCGGCAACTGCGATGCCCGTGCTGTCGACGAGCCGCTGCATACCGTGAGTGCTGGCGGCACCCACCACGGCCTGGTCGAGTACAAGCTCTCGCCAGAGCATGAGGCCGGCGCCCTGCGCGTCGCTGCGTTCCTGATTAGCTACTACGGCACGGAGAACATCAGCGGCTGCGACTCACCTGCACCCACGGTAACCACCAAGGATCGCCTGGGCCTGGTGACCGTGTACGTGAAAGGTACCCCGTACGTGATCGTCGACATCTGCCTGCGCATGCTCCAGCCGCACGAGCTCTACCGCGCCCAGGGCTTCCCCTCCAGCTACATCATCGACAAGGGCGCCGACGGTAAGCCGTTCACCAAGACCGAGCAGGTGCACATGTGCGGCAACAGCGTCAGCCCGCCACCGATGGCTGCCCTGGCCCGCGCCAATGACCCGTGGCGGGTTGGTGCAGAGAAGTCCAAAGCAGCTTGA